One Meriones unguiculatus strain TT.TT164.6M chromosome 5, Bangor_MerUng_6.1, whole genome shotgun sequence DNA segment encodes these proteins:
- the LOC110556681 gene encoding zinc finger protein 644-like, with the protein MLISQNLALDCKQEKSRSRSGSKKKMLTLPHGADEVYILRCRFCGLAFPGPLSVQEDWIKHLQRHTVHANLPRTGAGMVEVTSLLKKPASITETSFSLLMAEAAS; encoded by the coding sequence ATGTTAATAAGCCAAAATTTAGCCTTAGATTGCAAGCAAGAGAAATCAAGGTCAAGATCTGGAAGCAAGAAGAAAATGCTAACATTACCTCATGGTGCTGACGAGGTATACATCCTTCGATGCAGGTTTTGTGGCCTAGCCTTTCCGGGTCCACTGTCTGTTCAGGAAGACTGGATTAAGCACTTGCAACGACACACTGTACATGCGAATCTTCCACGGACTGGAGCTGGCATGGTGGAAGTCACCTCACTACTTAAAAAACCAGCCTCTAtcacagaaacttctttttctttgctaatGGCAGAAGCAGCGTCATAG